One segment of Pandoraea pnomenusa DNA contains the following:
- a CDS encoding MotA/TolQ/ExbB proton channel family protein codes for MFAVIQAAGWPIWPLLIASVIALALIVERALSLRRARVLPAGILENAITLARRGAKQEATEALARGSLLGRVLATGVRYVAHNPQGPRDAAKEALEETGRAVAHELERFLPALGTIASIAPLMGLFGTVVGMIEIFGSQDATGTDPAQLAHGISVALYNTGFGLMIAIPAMIFYRYYRTRVDAFLVELETQAVHFLDATLPRH; via the coding sequence TTGTTTGCCGTCATCCAGGCCGCCGGCTGGCCCATCTGGCCACTTCTCATCGCCTCCGTCATCGCTCTCGCACTGATCGTGGAGCGCGCCCTGTCGCTGCGCCGCGCACGCGTGCTGCCCGCGGGCATTCTCGAGAACGCGATCACGCTCGCCCGCCGTGGCGCCAAGCAGGAGGCCACCGAGGCGCTGGCGCGTGGGTCCCTGCTCGGGCGCGTGCTCGCCACGGGCGTGCGCTACGTCGCCCACAATCCACAGGGGCCGCGCGACGCCGCGAAGGAAGCCCTCGAGGAGACCGGGCGCGCCGTCGCGCATGAACTCGAGCGGTTTCTGCCGGCGCTCGGCACCATTGCGTCGATCGCCCCGCTGATGGGACTGTTCGGCACGGTCGTCGGCATGATCGAAATCTTCGGCTCGCAAGACGCCACGGGGACCGACCCGGCGCAGCTCGCGCACGGCATCTCGGTCGCGCTTTACAACACGGGGTTCGGCCTGATGATCGCGATTCCCGCGATGATCTTCTACCGCTATTACCGCACACGCGTCGACGCCTTCCTGGTGGAACTCGAGACGCAGGCGGTCCATTTTCTCGATGCCACGCTGCCGCGGCACTGA
- the sodB gene encoding superoxide dismutase [Fe] translates to MEHKLPELPYAIDALAPTISKETMEYHYGKHHQAYVTNLNNLIKGTEFENASLEDIIKKSSGGVFNNAAQVWNHTFFWNTLTPKSSGAPAGDLAKAIDAKWGSFDAFKEAFTKSAVGNFGSGWTWLVKKADGSLDIVNTSNAATPLTTTDKPIITIDVWEHAYYIDYRNARPKFAEAFWTLVNWDFAAKNFA, encoded by the coding sequence ATGGAACACAAGCTCCCTGAACTGCCGTACGCCATCGATGCACTGGCGCCGACCATCTCCAAGGAAACGATGGAGTATCACTACGGCAAGCACCACCAAGCCTATGTGACCAACTTGAACAACCTGATCAAGGGCACCGAATTCGAAAACGCCAGCCTCGAAGACATCATCAAGAAGTCGTCGGGCGGCGTGTTCAACAATGCAGCCCAGGTGTGGAACCACACCTTCTTCTGGAACACCCTGACGCCCAAGAGCAGCGGCGCACCGGCTGGCGATCTGGCCAAGGCCATCGATGCCAAGTGGGGTTCGTTCGACGCCTTCAAGGAAGCCTTCACGAAGTCGGCCGTGGGCAACTTCGGTTCGGGCTGGACGTGGTTGGTGAAGAAGGCCGACGGTTCGCTCGACATCGTGAACACGAGCAACGCCGCAACCCCGCTCACCACGACCGACAAGCCGATCATCACGATCGACGTGTGGGAGCACGCTTACTACATCGACTACCGCAACGCCCGTCCGAAGTTTGCCGAGGCATTCTGGACGCTGGTCAACTGGGATTTCGCCGCGAAGAACTTCGCGTAA
- a CDS encoding SirB1 family protein, whose translation MANRILEYFAALVASDDGLPLTEAAIAIAQDVYPDLDVQGTLTQIDALAARLSRRLPPDAGPLQKLQLLDHFFFRELGFAVNQNDYYDPDNSHLHIVLDRRRGIPISLAVLCMEIGHQIGLPLRGLSFPGHFLLRLAVPAGDVVIDPLSGNSLSPQRLLEMVEPYLKHYRDESAEPIQELALWALLHPFLEPATPREILARMLRNLRAIYTQNERWERLLAVQERMVLVLPDHPVEKRDRGLAYARLGLVRPAQDDLEYYLSTRPEAEDGDAIRQVLDDLSRRPGGHG comes from the coding sequence ATGGCGAATCGAATTCTCGAATATTTTGCTGCGCTGGTCGCGTCCGACGACGGCCTCCCGCTCACCGAGGCGGCCATTGCCATCGCGCAGGACGTCTATCCCGACCTCGACGTGCAGGGCACGCTTACCCAGATCGACGCGCTCGCCGCACGCCTGTCACGGCGGTTGCCGCCCGACGCCGGGCCGCTGCAAAAGCTCCAGTTGCTGGACCATTTTTTCTTTCGCGAACTCGGGTTCGCCGTCAACCAGAACGACTACTACGACCCGGACAACAGCCATCTGCACATCGTGCTGGACCGCCGGCGCGGCATTCCGATTTCGCTGGCGGTGCTGTGCATGGAGATCGGGCATCAGATTGGCCTGCCGCTGCGCGGCCTGTCGTTCCCCGGACATTTTCTGTTGCGCCTGGCGGTGCCGGCCGGCGACGTGGTCATCGACCCGCTCTCCGGCAATTCGCTCTCGCCGCAGCGTTTGCTCGAAATGGTCGAGCCATATCTGAAGCACTACCGGGACGAAAGTGCCGAGCCGATTCAGGAGTTAGCGTTATGGGCATTGCTCCACCCGTTTCTGGAGCCCGCCACGCCGCGTGAAATCCTCGCCAGGATGCTGCGCAATCTGCGGGCCATCTACACGCAGAACGAGCGTTGGGAGCGTTTGCTGGCGGTGCAGGAGCGCATGGTGCTCGTGCTGCCTGACCATCCCGTCGAAAAACGCGACCGGGGGTTGGCGTACGCCCGGCTCGGGCTGGTACGTCCGGCGCAGGACGATCTCGAGTACTACCTGAGTACGCGTCCAGAGGCGGAGGACGGCGACGCCATCCGGCAAGTGCTCGACGATCTGAGTCGACGTCCCGGCGGTCATGGCTGA
- the lpxK gene encoding tetraacyldisaccharide 4'-kinase produces the protein MQWQRRGAVAWLLWPLSCIFGAIAAWRRLSFRRGWKTSTRLPVPVVVIGNLTVGGTGKTPTVIALVNALRAHGYTPGVLSRGYGARLSHPTEVSPSARPEAVGDEPLLIARRTGAPVWVWPARVEGGRALLAAHPECDVILCDDGLQHYALARDVEIAVFDHRLGGNGFLLPAGPLREPLSRTRDANLINDPYGKTLPAWRDTWRLTLSLGDAWCVSQSSLTRPLSHFRGKRVLAAAGIGAPERFFAALRSAGLQIETLALPDHYDFATNPFDGLAADTILITEKDAVKCVTWSDPRVWAVPAEAALDARLVSLVVEKLRGQPTV, from the coding sequence ATGCAATGGCAGCGGCGCGGCGCCGTCGCGTGGCTGCTGTGGCCGCTGTCATGCATCTTCGGAGCGATCGCCGCATGGCGACGTCTGAGTTTTCGCCGCGGCTGGAAGACGTCGACGCGCCTGCCCGTGCCTGTCGTCGTGATCGGCAATCTCACCGTGGGTGGCACCGGCAAGACGCCGACCGTCATTGCACTGGTGAACGCATTGCGCGCACACGGGTACACCCCGGGCGTGCTGTCGCGCGGCTATGGGGCACGGCTTTCACACCCGACCGAAGTGAGCCCGTCCGCGCGCCCCGAAGCGGTCGGCGACGAACCGCTGCTCATCGCCAGGCGCACGGGCGCTCCGGTGTGGGTCTGGCCGGCGCGCGTCGAAGGAGGACGCGCGCTGCTCGCCGCGCACCCCGAGTGCGATGTCATTCTTTGCGACGACGGGCTTCAACACTATGCACTGGCCCGCGACGTCGAAATCGCGGTGTTCGACCATCGTCTCGGCGGCAACGGGTTCCTGCTGCCGGCGGGTCCGCTGCGCGAACCGCTCTCGCGAACGCGCGACGCCAATCTGATCAACGACCCTTACGGCAAGACATTGCCGGCCTGGCGCGACACCTGGCGCCTGACGCTGTCGCTGGGCGACGCGTGGTGCGTGAGCCAGTCGTCGCTCACCCGGCCGCTTTCGCACTTCCGCGGCAAGCGAGTGCTGGCGGCCGCCGGTATCGGCGCCCCGGAGCGATTCTTCGCGGCGTTGCGCAGCGCCGGCTTGCAGATCGAGACGCTCGCCCTGCCCGATCATTACGACTTCGCCACGAATCCGTTCGATGGCCTGGCGGCCGACACCATCCTGATTACCGAAAAGGATGCAGTAAAATGCGTCACCTGGTCCGACCCGCGTGTGTGGGCCGTGCCTGCCGAGGCAGCGCTCGATGCGCGTCTCGTATCACTGGTAGTGGAGAAATTGCGTGGACAACCGACTGTTTGA
- a CDS encoding Trm112 family protein, with the protein MDNRLFEILVCPLCKGPLEYDKKAQELICHADKLAYPIRDGIPVMLADEARQSVEGTPVPPSDDLSAS; encoded by the coding sequence GTGGACAACCGACTGTTTGAGATTCTCGTCTGCCCGTTGTGCAAGGGTCCCCTGGAGTACGACAAGAAAGCCCAGGAGCTGATTTGCCACGCCGACAAGCTCGCTTATCCGATTCGTGACGGCATTCCCGTCATGCTGGCCGACGAAGCACGTCAGTCCGTCGAAGGCACGCCCGTGCCGCCGAGCGACGACCTGTCCGCATCGTGA
- a CDS encoding ExbD/TolR family protein, producing the protein MNFRRGLSTRDEPEINLIPLIDVLLVILIFLMVTTTYTRYTALKVNLPTADAEKAVVPPRQIVVSVGADGSYAIDRHALAQRDVASLTAALRQAAGPASDAAQAPVIIINADAKSSHQSVINVMEAAREAGLSRLTFAARATTARPSR; encoded by the coding sequence ATGAATTTCCGTCGAGGCCTCTCCACACGCGACGAGCCCGAGATCAATCTGATCCCGCTCATCGACGTGCTGCTGGTCATCCTGATCTTTCTGATGGTCACGACGACCTATACGCGTTACACCGCGCTCAAGGTCAATCTGCCGACGGCCGACGCGGAGAAGGCTGTGGTGCCGCCGCGCCAGATCGTGGTGTCGGTCGGTGCGGACGGCAGCTACGCCATCGACCGGCACGCGCTCGCACAGCGTGACGTGGCCAGCCTGACAGCGGCGCTGCGCCAGGCCGCCGGGCCGGCGAGCGACGCTGCACAAGCGCCTGTCATCATCATCAACGCCGATGCGAAAAGCAGCCATCAGTCGGTCATCAACGTAATGGAGGCCGCACGCGAAGCCGGGCTATCGCGACTGACCTTCGCTGCGCGCGCCACAACGGCGCGCCCGTCCCGATGA
- the murJ gene encoding murein biosynthesis integral membrane protein MurJ gives MNLLKALATVSGFTMLSRITGLVREILIARMFGAGPMTDAYNVAFRIPNLLRRLSAEGAFSQAFVPILAEFKTQRSEQETKTLVDSVTTVLFWVLLAITVAGVLGASAVVYAVATGLSRENGTFDAAVFMTRVMFPYITLISITTLAAGVLNTWRQFSMPAFAPVLLNVSSIVAALWVAPHLETPVYALAYAVIVGGVLQLLIQLPALARIGMIPRITLNIAAALRNVGVKRVLAKMVPATLAVSVAQVSLIINTNIASRLAQGSVSWLAYADRLMEFPTALLGVALGTILLPSLSRAHADGDAAEYSALLDWGLRLTFLLAMPSAVGLFVYAEPLTATLYQYGRFDATDVVMTAHALTAYGVGLVGLILIKILAPGFYAKQDIKTPVKIAVVVLVATQLSNVLFVRWFAHAGLSLSIGVGACMNAALLFAGLYKRGIYRPAPGWRLFFVQLLAACLILAGTLLWFTQSFDWVALGARPLSRIALLGASLVLCAVVYFGALFLMGFNFSFFRRRTR, from the coding sequence ATGAATTTGCTCAAAGCTCTCGCTACGGTCAGCGGTTTCACGATGCTCTCGCGCATCACCGGTCTGGTCCGTGAAATCCTGATCGCACGCATGTTCGGCGCGGGTCCCATGACCGACGCCTACAACGTGGCGTTCCGTATCCCCAATCTGCTGCGCCGCCTGTCCGCGGAAGGGGCATTTTCGCAGGCATTCGTTCCAATTCTGGCCGAATTCAAGACGCAACGCAGCGAACAGGAGACGAAAACCCTCGTCGACTCGGTCACGACGGTCCTTTTCTGGGTACTGCTGGCCATCACCGTGGCCGGCGTGCTTGGCGCGTCGGCGGTGGTCTACGCGGTGGCGACGGGCCTGTCGCGCGAAAACGGCACGTTCGACGCCGCGGTGTTCATGACGCGAGTGATGTTCCCTTACATCACGCTCATTTCCATTACGACGCTGGCCGCCGGGGTGCTCAATACGTGGCGGCAGTTTTCGATGCCGGCATTCGCGCCGGTGCTGCTCAACGTCAGCTCCATCGTGGCCGCGCTGTGGGTGGCGCCGCACCTGGAGACGCCGGTTTACGCGCTGGCCTATGCCGTGATCGTGGGCGGCGTGCTGCAACTGCTGATCCAGCTCCCGGCGCTCGCACGCATCGGCATGATTCCGCGCATCACCCTCAATATTGCCGCCGCGCTGCGCAACGTTGGGGTCAAGCGCGTGCTGGCGAAGATGGTGCCGGCCACGCTGGCCGTGTCGGTCGCTCAGGTGAGCCTCATCATCAACACGAACATTGCCTCGCGGCTCGCGCAGGGCAGCGTTTCGTGGCTCGCGTATGCCGATCGCCTGATGGAATTCCCGACGGCGTTGCTGGGTGTGGCGCTGGGCACGATCCTGCTGCCGAGCTTGTCGCGCGCCCACGCCGACGGCGATGCCGCGGAATATTCCGCCCTGCTGGACTGGGGACTTCGGCTGACGTTCCTGCTCGCGATGCCCAGTGCGGTGGGGCTGTTCGTCTACGCGGAGCCGCTGACCGCCACGCTGTATCAATACGGACGGTTCGACGCCACCGACGTCGTGATGACCGCACACGCGCTCACGGCCTACGGCGTCGGACTGGTCGGCCTGATTCTCATCAAGATTCTCGCGCCGGGCTTCTATGCCAAGCAGGACATCAAGACGCCGGTGAAGATCGCCGTGGTGGTACTCGTCGCCACCCAATTGTCGAACGTATTGTTCGTGCGCTGGTTCGCGCACGCCGGTCTGTCGTTGTCGATCGGGGTGGGCGCCTGCATGAACGCCGCGCTGCTGTTCGCGGGGCTCTACAAACGCGGCATTTACCGTCCGGCGCCTGGCTGGCGCCTGTTCTTCGTGCAACTGCTTGCCGCCTGCCTGATTCTGGCCGGCACGCTGCTGTGGTTCACGCAAAGCTTCGACTGGGTTGCGCTCGGCGCGCGCCCGCTCTCGCGCATCGCGTTGCTCGGCGCGAGCCTGGTGCTATGCGCCGTGGTGTATTTCGGGGCATTATTCCTCATGGGTTTCAACTTCTCGTTCTTCCGCCGCCGCACGCGTTGA
- a CDS encoding 3-hydroxyacyl-CoA dehydrogenase, whose protein sequence is MEIQGNVFLITGGASGLGAAAARWLAGLGAKVVLADVNVAEGEALAEKLGGKFVKCDVTREDDGKAAVATAQALGTLRGLVNCAGIAIGSKTVGRDGPHPLDAFSRVIQINLIGTFNMIRLAATAMSQGEPNGEGERGVIVNTASVAAFDGQMGQAAYAASKGGVASLTLPVARDLSRSGIRVMTIAPGIFETPMMLAMPAEVQASLGQMVPFPPRLGKPSEYAMLVEQIVRNPMLNGEVIRLDGAIRMQPK, encoded by the coding sequence ATGGAAATTCAGGGCAATGTGTTTCTGATCACCGGTGGCGCCTCGGGGCTCGGCGCGGCGGCAGCGCGATGGCTCGCCGGGCTCGGGGCGAAAGTCGTGCTTGCCGACGTGAACGTCGCCGAAGGCGAGGCGCTCGCGGAAAAGCTCGGCGGCAAGTTCGTCAAATGCGATGTGACCCGCGAGGATGACGGCAAGGCCGCCGTCGCCACGGCGCAAGCGCTCGGCACGTTACGAGGTCTCGTCAATTGCGCGGGCATCGCAATCGGGAGCAAGACCGTGGGCCGCGACGGCCCACACCCGCTCGACGCTTTCTCGCGCGTCATCCAGATCAACCTGATCGGCACCTTCAACATGATTCGCCTCGCCGCCACGGCCATGAGCCAGGGCGAGCCCAACGGCGAAGGCGAGCGCGGCGTGATCGTCAATACCGCTTCGGTCGCTGCCTTCGACGGCCAGATGGGTCAGGCCGCGTATGCTGCGTCCAAGGGCGGGGTCGCGAGCCTGACGCTGCCCGTCGCACGTGACCTGTCGCGCAGCGGCATCCGCGTGATGACCATCGCCCCCGGCATCTTCGAGACGCCCATGATGCTCGCCATGCCCGCCGAGGTGCAGGCGTCGCTTGGCCAGATGGTGCCGTTTCCGCCCCGACTCGGGAAACCGTCGGAGTACGCCATGCTCGTGGAGCAGATCGTGCGCAACCCCATGCTCAACGGCGAAGTCATCCGTCTGGACGGCGCGATCCGGATGCAACCGAAGTAA
- a CDS encoding Mpo1 family 2-hydroxy fatty acid dioxygenase codes for MKSLAQQMSFYQRYHRSPKNRLTHFFGVPMIILAVMQALSWVPLGPSGLNLAHVVMLVLLSYYFILDVPLALAMTAFFAVLLAVTQHLARLPWTWALAVFGVLFVGGWIIQLIGHHFEGRKPALLDNFFQIFIAPMFLMAEVFFHFGYKPGLQRRVQELAAQSA; via the coding sequence ATGAAATCACTGGCGCAACAGATGTCGTTCTACCAGCGCTATCACCGCAGTCCCAAGAACCGTCTCACGCATTTCTTCGGCGTTCCCATGATCATCCTTGCCGTGATGCAGGCGCTGTCATGGGTGCCGCTAGGCCCGAGTGGACTGAATCTGGCGCACGTGGTCATGCTGGTGCTGCTGTCGTACTACTTCATTCTCGACGTTCCCCTCGCACTGGCGATGACAGCGTTCTTCGCCGTATTGCTGGCCGTGACGCAACATCTCGCACGCCTGCCATGGACGTGGGCGCTCGCGGTGTTCGGGGTCCTGTTCGTGGGCGGCTGGATCATTCAGCTGATCGGCCATCATTTCGAAGGACGCAAACCGGCGCTGCTCGACAACTTCTTCCAGATCTTTATCGCGCCCATGTTCCTGATGGCCGAAGTGTTCTTCCATTTCGGCTACAAGCCCGGACTGCAGCGACGCGTGCAGGAGCTGGCCGCGCAGTCCGCCTGA
- the kdsB gene encoding 3-deoxy-manno-octulosonate cytidylyltransferase translates to MSAAAAVDFVAVVPARLASTRLPNKPLADIGGKPMVVRVAERARESGARQVVVATDAQSVADAVSAHGFSVALTRADHPTGTDRLAEVAVQHGWSDDTIVVNVQGDEPLIDPRLVHAVAAHLAAHPECALSTAAHPITENAEIFSPNVVKVVLDAHGRALYFSRAPIPWSRDAWSAGLAHTATLPAASTPILRHIGLYAYRAKFLRSYPGLPQAPIETAESLEQLRALWHGERIAVLVTEDAPLPGVDTAEDLERVRALLKG, encoded by the coding sequence GTGAGCGCCGCCGCTGCCGTCGACTTCGTCGCCGTGGTGCCGGCCCGGCTCGCGTCGACGCGCCTGCCGAACAAGCCGCTTGCCGATATCGGCGGCAAGCCGATGGTCGTACGCGTGGCCGAGCGGGCGCGCGAGTCAGGCGCGCGCCAGGTCGTCGTGGCAACCGACGCGCAAAGCGTTGCCGACGCCGTCTCGGCCCATGGCTTCAGCGTTGCCTTGACGCGCGCCGATCACCCCACGGGCACCGACCGCCTGGCAGAAGTCGCCGTGCAACATGGCTGGTCCGACGACACCATTGTCGTCAACGTGCAGGGCGACGAACCGCTCATCGATCCGCGCCTCGTGCATGCGGTAGCGGCCCACCTGGCGGCCCATCCCGAATGTGCGCTCTCGACCGCGGCACATCCGATCACCGAGAACGCCGAGATCTTTTCTCCGAATGTCGTCAAGGTCGTGCTCGATGCACACGGCCGCGCGCTCTATTTTTCCCGCGCCCCTATTCCCTGGTCGCGCGACGCATGGTCGGCCGGGCTCGCACACACGGCAACGTTGCCCGCAGCCAGCACCCCGATCTTGCGTCACATCGGACTGTATGCCTACCGGGCGAAATTCCTGCGCAGCTATCCGGGCCTGCCTCAGGCACCGATCGAGACCGCCGAATCGCTCGAACAACTGCGCGCGCTATGGCATGGCGAGCGCATTGCGGTACTCGTCACCGAGGACGCACCGCTGCCGGGCGTCGATACCGCCGAGGACCTCGAGCGGGTTCGCGCGCTGCTGAAAGGCTGA
- the rpsT gene encoding 30S ribosomal protein S20 yields MANTAQARKRARQTVKINAHNSALRSRLRTAVKAVRKAIAAGDQAAAKEVLRTSAKTIDIIADKNIVHKNTAARQKSRLSAAIKAMSAAA; encoded by the coding sequence ATGGCAAATACCGCACAAGCACGCAAGCGCGCGCGTCAAACCGTTAAGATCAACGCCCACAACTCGGCGCTGCGTTCGCGTCTGCGCACGGCAGTCAAGGCTGTCCGCAAGGCCATCGCCGCTGGCGATCAGGCTGCCGCCAAGGAAGTGCTGCGCACTTCGGCCAAGACGATCGACATCATTGCCGACAAGAACATCGTTCACAAGAACACCGCCGCTCGCCAGAAGAGCCGCCTGTCGGCCGCCATCAAGGCGATGTCGGCTGCTGCGTAA
- a CDS encoding HD-GYP domain-containing protein, giving the protein MRSLPSAAWTLFRLAEHKRGGTATHMWRVGTLAWRFAKSLELPAVEAQALGLAAALHDTGKLCIPNTILEKPGKLSPDETQVMRMHPRLGADMLRAIGGAACELAASVALTHHERYDGLGYPHGLSGNRIPLAGRIVAIVDVFDALASHRPYRAALSPTQIVGAMLAERGRHFDPWLLDRFLERSLTSALGVSSGAR; this is encoded by the coding sequence ATGCGCAGTTTGCCGAGTGCGGCATGGACGTTGTTCCGTCTGGCCGAACACAAGCGTGGTGGTACCGCCACTCACATGTGGCGCGTGGGTACGCTCGCGTGGCGTTTCGCGAAGTCGCTGGAATTGCCCGCCGTGGAGGCGCAGGCGCTCGGCCTCGCGGCGGCGCTGCATGACACGGGCAAGCTCTGCATTCCCAATACGATTCTGGAAAAGCCGGGCAAGCTGTCGCCCGACGAGACGCAGGTGATGCGGATGCATCCCCGGCTCGGCGCCGACATGCTTCGCGCCATTGGCGGGGCGGCGTGCGAACTGGCCGCCTCCGTGGCGCTCACCCATCACGAGCGTTACGACGGCCTCGGGTATCCGCATGGGCTGTCGGGAAATCGCATCCCGCTGGCGGGGCGTATCGTTGCCATCGTCGACGTGTTCGATGCGCTCGCGAGTCATCGGCCTTATCGGGCCGCGCTCAGCCCGACGCAAATCGTCGGTGCGATGCTCGCCGAACGGGGGCGTCACTTCGATCCGTGGCTGCTCGACCGCTTTCTCGAACGATCACTCACATCCGCGCTCGGCGTATCGAGCGGCGCGCGCTGA
- the xseA gene encoding exodeoxyribonuclease VII large subunit — protein MNPSFDDARPTGGADRVLSVSDLNKAVAGVLERSFPLAWVSGEISNFTRAASGHWYFSIKDAQAQMRCVMFRGRAQHADFMPKEGDRVEVRALLSMYVPRGEVQLNVEAIRRAGQGNLYEAFLRLKEKLAAAGLFDTARKRVLPKYARRVGVVTSLQAAALRDVLTTLARRAPHVAVVVYPAPVQGADAAARLAAALDIANARREVDTILLCRGGGSIEDLWAFNEEVLAHAIARSELPVVSGVGHETDFTIADFVADVRAPTPTAAAELISAARDECLREVDRERQRLTRAMWRTLEQRAQQLDSLSRGLVSPRERLARQRGELAHLSDRMRHALERPLAQRRGRFEMLRLRLARAVPDIASQHERVALLGQRMQSAMSRRAERTSQRLTDARAQLELLNPRRTLQRGYAAVLDARGQPLRDPRRLQRGQQVTMHLAQGAADVGIGDVQVRLDDTF, from the coding sequence ATGAACCCATCTTTCGACGACGCCCGGCCCACCGGTGGTGCGGATCGCGTGCTAAGTGTTTCAGATCTGAACAAAGCCGTGGCCGGCGTGCTCGAGCGGAGCTTCCCTCTGGCCTGGGTCAGCGGCGAGATCTCGAACTTCACGCGCGCGGCCAGCGGTCATTGGTATTTTTCCATCAAGGACGCCCAGGCGCAGATGCGCTGCGTGATGTTCCGCGGACGCGCGCAGCATGCCGATTTCATGCCGAAAGAGGGCGATCGCGTCGAAGTTCGCGCCTTGCTCTCGATGTATGTGCCACGCGGCGAAGTGCAACTCAACGTGGAGGCTATCCGTCGCGCCGGACAGGGCAACCTGTACGAGGCGTTCCTGCGGCTCAAGGAAAAGCTCGCCGCGGCAGGGCTCTTCGATACCGCCCGAAAACGTGTGTTGCCAAAGTACGCACGTCGCGTTGGCGTCGTGACGTCGTTGCAAGCCGCCGCGCTGCGCGACGTACTGACCACGCTGGCGCGGCGTGCGCCACACGTCGCGGTCGTGGTCTATCCCGCCCCGGTGCAGGGCGCCGACGCCGCGGCCCGCCTCGCCGCCGCGCTCGACATCGCCAACGCCCGTCGCGAGGTGGATACCATCCTGCTGTGCCGCGGCGGCGGCTCGATCGAAGACCTCTGGGCTTTCAACGAGGAAGTGCTGGCGCACGCGATTGCGCGAAGCGAACTGCCGGTCGTCTCGGGCGTGGGGCACGAAACCGATTTCACCATTGCGGACTTCGTGGCCGATGTGCGGGCGCCCACGCCGACGGCGGCCGCCGAACTCATCAGTGCCGCGCGCGACGAATGCCTGCGCGAGGTCGACCGCGAGCGCCAGCGTCTTACGCGCGCCATGTGGCGTACGCTCGAGCAGCGCGCCCAGCAACTCGACAGCCTGTCGCGCGGGTTGGTGTCGCCGCGCGAACGTCTGGCGCGTCAGCGCGGCGAGCTCGCGCACTTGTCCGATCGCATGCGGCACGCACTGGAGCGCCCGTTGGCGCAACGTCGGGGCCGCTTCGAGATGTTGCGCCTGCGGCTGGCGCGCGCCGTGCCGGATATTGCGTCGCAACATGAACGCGTGGCATTGCTTGGACAGCGCATGCAGAGTGCCATGTCGCGCCGCGCCGAGCGCACATCGCAGCGTCTGACCGATGCCAGGGCCCAGCTTGAACTGCTCAATCCGCGTCGAACGCTGCAGCGCGGTTATGCCGCGGTGCTCGATGCCAGGGGGCAACCGCTGCGCGACCCCCGTCGGCTGCAACGCGGCCAGCAGGTCACGATGCATTTGGCGCAAGGCGCGGCCGATGTCGGCATTGGTGACGTTCAAGTCAGGCTAGACGATACTTTTTAG
- the adk gene encoding adenylate kinase produces MRLILLGAPGAGKGTQATFIKEKFGIPQISTGDMLRAAIKEGTQLGLEAKRFMDAGDLVPDAVIIGMVRERLTADDCKNGYLFDGFPRTIAQAEAMKEAGVAIDYVLEIDVPFDEIITRMSGRRTHPASGRTYHVKFNPPKVEGKDDVTGEPLVQRDDDKEETVKKRLAVYESQTKPLVAYYSDWAKHGSQGAIVEAPQYRKISGQGSVDEIRARVFDALK; encoded by the coding sequence ATGCGTCTGATTTTGTTGGGGGCACCCGGGGCCGGCAAGGGCACCCAAGCCACGTTCATCAAAGAAAAATTCGGCATCCCGCAAATCTCGACCGGCGACATGTTGCGCGCCGCGATCAAGGAAGGCACCCAACTCGGTCTCGAGGCCAAGCGTTTCATGGACGCCGGCGATCTCGTGCCGGACGCCGTGATCATCGGCATGGTGCGTGAGCGCCTGACGGCCGACGACTGCAAGAACGGTTACCTGTTCGACGGCTTCCCGCGCACGATCGCGCAAGCCGAAGCCATGAAGGAAGCGGGTGTGGCCATCGACTACGTGCTCGAAATCGACGTGCCGTTCGACGAGATCATTACCCGCATGAGCGGCCGTCGCACGCACCCGGCCTCAGGTCGCACGTATCACGTCAAGTTCAACCCGCCGAAGGTGGAAGGCAAGGACGACGTGACGGGCGAGCCGCTCGTGCAGCGCGACGACGACAAGGAAGAGACGGTGAAGAAGCGTCTGGCCGTGTACGAATCGCAGACCAAGCCGCTCGTCGCCTATTATTCCGATTGGGCCAAGCACGGCAGCCAGGGCGCAATCGTCGAGGCGCCGCAATATCGCAAGATCTCCGGCCAGGGCAGTGTGGACGAGATCCGTGCACGCGTGTTCGACGCGCTGAAGTAA